The following proteins are co-located in the Triticum aestivum cultivar Chinese Spring chromosome 1A, IWGSC CS RefSeq v2.1, whole genome shotgun sequence genome:
- the LOC123050977 gene encoding serine/threonine-protein phosphatase 6 regulatory ankyrin repeat subunit C, with protein MGRRRAGGGGRGGGRGRGRGGEGRGGGEEEDLQLHKAARSGDAAAAESLCESNPLALNSRDRLSRTPLHLAAWAGHVDVVKCLCKHKADVGAAAMDDTAAIHFASQKGHLEVVRELLASGASVKAKNRKGFTALHFAAQNSHLDLVKYLVRRGVGITTKTNAGQTALHVAENDDVRAFLKECEQSLKKGVELPSEKKDDSVAEKADDGKVSGEARKDGVDAEQGEKRKSEEIGAGTRPPEVKKAKVSLSHLENDMEEEDEADD; from the exons ATGGGGAGACGCCGAGCCGGCGGCGGGGGGCGCGGAGGAGGCAGAGGTCGAGGCCGAGGAGGAGAAGGTcgtggtggaggagaggaggaggatctGCAGCTGCACAAGGCCGCGAGGTCgggtgatgcggcggcggcggagtcgcTTTGCGAGTCCAACCCTCTCGCCCTCAACTCCAGAGACCGCCTCTCCCGCACCCC ACTCCATCTGGCGGCATGGGCTGGGCATGTTGATGTTGTGAAATGCCTTTGCAAGCACAAAGCGGATGTCGGGGCTGCAGCAATGGATGACACCGCCGCGATCCATTTTGCTTCCCAGAAAGGTCATTTGGAAGTGGTGCGTGAGCTGCTGGCGTCGGGGGCCTCTGTGAAAGCAAAGAACAGGAAAGGCTTCACGGCGTTGCACTTTGCTGCTCAGAACTCCCACCTGGATCTTGTGAAGTATTTAGTGAGGAGGGGCGTGGGCATCACAACAAAGACAAATGCAGGGCAAACGGCTCTACATGTTGCAGAGAATGATGACGTTCGTGCTTTCCTGAAAGAGTGTGAGCAGTCACTGAAGAAGGGAGTGGAGCTACCATCTGAGAAGAAGGATGATTCTGTAGCTGAGAAGGCTGATGATGGCAAGGTCTCAGGTGAAGCTAGAAAAGATGGTGTTGATGCCGAGCAGGGCGAGAAGAGGAAGAGTGAGGAGATTGGTGCTGGGACGAGGCCGCCGGAGGTGAAGAAGGCCAAAGTTTCACTTTCGCATCTTGAAAACGacatggaagaagaggatgaagcaGACGACTAG
- the LOC123050969 gene encoding ATP-dependent Clp protease proteolytic subunit 4, chloroplastic: MAATSASAGASLSVTAAAHRLRHRQLCACARGPATRPHPLLKLNRRSYAVAASSAAAMSPLSLWEGQGIRAELDAPGGVASGDVMGLLLRERIIFLGNEIEDFLADAVVSQLLLLDAMDSESDIRLFVNSPGGSLSATMAIFDVMQLVRADVSTIGMGIAGSTASIILGGGAKGKRFAMPNTRIMMHQPVGGASGQALDVEVQAKEILASKRNVIRLISGFTGRTLEQVEKDIDRDRYMGPLEAVDYGIIDSVIDEDSIMPLEPVPERVKPKYNYEEMYKDPQKFLTPHVPDDEIY; this comes from the exons ATGGCGGCCACCAGCGCGAGTGCCGGTGCCTCCCTCTCCGTCACGGCTGCCGCTCACCGCCTCAGGCACCGGCAGCTATGCGCTTGCGCACGTGGGCCCGCGACGCGACCGCATCCCCTCCTCAAGCTGAACCGCCGCAGCTACGCGGTCgcggcgtcgtcggcggcggccatgTCTCCTCTGTCCCTGTGGGAAGGCCAAGGCATCCGGGCGGAGTTGGATGCGCCGGGAGGAGTTGCCAGCGGTGACGTCATGGGCCTTCTTCTCCGGGAGCGCATCATCTTCCTCGGCAACGAGATCGAGGACTTCCTCGCCGACGCCGTCGTCAgccagctcctcctcctcgacgccaTGGACTCCGAGTCTGACATCCGGCTCTTCGTCAACTCCCCCGGTGGATCACTCAG TGCGACAATGGCTATCTTTGATGTAATGCAGCTGGTGAGGGCAGATGTATCCACTATTGGAATGGGCATAGCTGGATCCACAGCTTCTATAATCCTTGGTGGTGGCGCAAAGGGCAAACGATTCGCCATGCCCAACACCAGGATTATGATGCATCAGCCCGTGGGAGGCGCGAGTGGCCAGGCCTTGGATGTAGAGGTCCAAGCCAAGGAAATTCTGGCTAGCAAGAGGAATGTCATCCGGCTGATTTCAGGCTTCACGGGGCGCACACTGGAGCAGGTAGAGAAAGACATCGATAGGGACCGATACATGGGTCCTCTTGAGGCTGTCGATTATGGGATCATCGACAGCGTGATCGACGAAGACAGCATCATGCCACTTGAGCCGGTTCCGGAGAGGGTGAAGCCTAAGTACAACTACGAGGAAATGTACAAGGACCCTCAGAAGTTCCTTACGCCGCATGTCCCAGACGATGAGATATACTAA
- the LOC123050958 gene encoding uncharacterized protein, with the protein MDSFFQRAFGDPMCSEDSNVVQQGIDKCPFLRNINEPTSFSLTSINFPTPATGAKGPIFEDGPNFDTAFRVFHGRDGVVPLSEGAFAHIEKPLPKPAPEFNPLAAKAATISLSGFGGFFSFGDFSNKRNKQNSNKKNPNNLPQNKGQSNNNHEAMSNDWLENGQCPLAKSYRAIGGVVPLVAKLLAPPAGMKLTCPPAIVAARAAISRTAFAKGLRPQPLPTKVVVIALLGMAANVPLGIWREHTTKFSVQWFAAVHAAVPFIGMLRKSILMPKSAMALTIAASILGQTIGSRAERIRLKRAKLAAEGHGHEHATRIEAPVSLKTGSSGAVQLWDPLGLRVKGGVSPTLVPTVGAMY; encoded by the exons ATGGATTCCTTTTTCCAAAGAGCTTTCGGCGACCCAATGTGCTCGGAAGACAGTAATGTTGTCCAACAAGGAATTGATAAATGCCCATTCCTGAGGAACATCAACGAGCCTACAAGTTTTTCCTTGACATCCATTAATTTCCCCACTCCG GCAACCGGAGCAAAGGGTCCAATTTTTGAAGACGGGCCCAACTTTGACACGGCATTTCGAGTTTTCCACGGCAGAGACGGGGTTGTTCCACTTTCAGAAGGAGCGTTTGCACATATTGAGAAGCCTCTGCCAAAGCCCGCTCCAGAATTTAACCCCTTGGCAGCCAAAGCAGCTACCATCAGTCTCTCAGGATTCGGAGGCTTTTTCAGCTTCGGTGATTTCTCAAACAAGCGCAATAAGCAGAACTCCAACAAGAAGAATCCCAACAACCTCCCCCAG AATAAAGGCCAGTCTAATAACAATCATGAAGCGATGAGCAATGACTGGCTGGAAAATGGTCAATGCCCTCTTGCAAAGTCATATAGAGCAATTGGTGGAGTCGTGCCTCTTGTCGCAAAGCTGCTGGCGCCCCCAGCTGGTATGAAACTGACGTGCCCTCCTGCAATTGTTGCTGCCCGTGCAGCAATATCCCGCACGGCGTTTGCAAAGGGGCTTCGCCCTCAGCCCCTACCGACAAAAGTAGTGGTGATCGCACTGCTCGGTATGGCAGCCAATGTTCCTCTTGGCATCTGGAGGGAGCACACCACGAAGTTTTCAGTGCAATGGTTTGCGGCGGTCCATGCTGCAGTGCCTTTCATAGGGATGCTGAGGAAGTCCATCCTGATGCCGAAGAGTGCCATGGCCCTTACCATAGCTGCCTCAATATTGGGTCAGACAATTGGTTCAAGAGCTGAACGTATCAGATTGAAGAGGGCAAAATTAGCAGCAGAGGGCCATGGCCATGAACATGCTACCCGGATTGAAGCTCCGGTGAGCCTGAAAACTGGGAGCTCAGGTGCTGTCCAGCTCTGGGACCCGCTCGGCCTTAGGGTCAAAGGCGGCGTGTCTCCAACCCTGGTTCCGACTGTTGGTGCCATGTAttga